Within Wyeomyia smithii strain HCP4-BCI-WySm-NY-G18 chromosome 2, ASM2978416v1, whole genome shotgun sequence, the genomic segment tttttttattctcgcttattttccgtcggtctagttccgccactgttgtggccaatcaccgacgcccaggaaggcgactccacacccaggaccctaactcacgacccgtttattaacggaccggccccaacggctttacttcctcatgcgatggaaggcgtgatcccagagatttttcgcctcagaaaatctcccggtgttggctaggattgaatccagaccagttgggttggttgtgagtggattacGCCACCTCACAaacatcgacacctatgtcggcggtgggattcgaacccaggcgtcaagcgtggttggcggagacgttaccaaccccactaggcccccgctcacttGTAAACACTTATACCTAATAGATTGTTATGCAGTGTGGTTTAGCTATTTCAGATTTCTGAGGTTATTGAATGAATAACGTCTAAAAATGCAACCTTAGCTTGATGGTTTGAAAAtggcttcaaaaatattttatgtaCTTGCTCTAATAGTCTTTGTACGAAACTTTCGCATTTGAATTCTTCTCAGTTACAAAAAACTATTGCTGTGTGACTTTTTGTCAAACAATTAAGCAGAAAAGTTCCATTCAATTCAGCAGACATTTGCAAAAGTAGAAATGGATTTTTCGTCATTTTTCGGAGGCTAGACAACTGGGTGGCGGGCGCACACCAAAAAGCTGTCGAAAATCTGAACGAGAATCGTTTCGTCCTCGATCCAACTGCCGCAAGCCCCGGAGAGAAGACGAGCAAGATTTATCTTGCCCGAGATGAAGAGGTCTCCGAATGAAAGTCTATTTTATTATTTGATTTCATAACATTATACCTATTGCTGGATTGCGAGCGAGTGGGGCGGCAGGGAAAAGCCTTGCATTTGGGGgactttttatgttttgttagTTTACAAAGTAGGCGATGAGAGGTTGTGGAAATGTGGAAAGCGCGAAAGAAGAAACACACAGACGGTATGCCAGTCGAAAGATTGAAAAGTGACGCAGTGTCTGGATGCTGAGATTGCTATTCTGAAAGTGAAGCTTGGGAGGATTTTCGGTAAGAAAGAGAAGTGTAATTCTTTTTGCTTGCCTTTGCTTTCAAAGTTTATTGGAATTTTCGCTCGTGGTATCTACTACTAGTCTAATAGAAAAATGGTTCGCTTTCATCTGACTCCGCGTAGCAAAACTTTACCGTTCATGGCAGGCGGCAGGTAAAACTTGCGGTAAAACTGCTGATTTTTCTCGATAccgaaagttaatttttttcctgtgCATCCAAACGACGTTTTTACCAATGCGATCAACTTTTCTCCGATGTGTTTACTTCACACAGATTGAATAGATGGAAGAACAAATATCCATCGTTCAAAGAGAAGAAGCTTTCTGTAATCATAGTGAACTCACTCCAATTAGCCCAGAATAACCGTTTTGAACTACTTTCTCACAAGTAGTAACGCAATTAGCTTATCTACCGAAATGGTGCCCTCCGGTAGTAAACTTTGATTACTCACATTTCAGAAAGCCATCATCCCCCATTTGACCGTTTTGATGTGCCCTTTATTCCTCTTACTCCGTGCTAAGCTGTGCTGCCATCTGCATAATGTGGCGTGCATCAAAGCAACCGTAAAGgcaattttctttcacatttTCCACTTTTATGTCACTAGCCAGCGTCGTCGCCAGCCCGGATGGCAAATCGAGATCTGGCTGCTTATGTCTCGGCATCAAAATACGGAACGGGTTTTTTGCGTCTTCTTTTTTCGGAATTAAATTTTATTCCAGATCATTTTTCTCCCGCATGCTGACCAAAAACACACAGTCGAATTTTCTTTCCAATTTCCCTCCATTACTTAGGCTTTATTGGTTTCGTTTGGGGATGTTTGGGATGGCTCTAGATTCTGTCCTGTTTTCTATTCTCGATTGGTCGGTTTGAAAATAGTTTCCTCCGGTGTAATAAAACACGGAACCTGAAAGTATGTTTTTCCTATTCCTCCCACAAAGCACCGCATTGGAACAACATGAAAGGGTGATTCAATAGCGGGCACAAATTGTACTGCTCTTATGGGGCAAACCGAATGACGGTGCGGACGGCTAAGATCGAgcaaaattgaaagaaaattcacttttctcaTGCACTTCCCTTTCCCCGCAGCACCGAGCTGGTTGGAAATGCTGGCGTTTTATATTCTACTGGTGAGGTTACGTACGGGTCAGCTCTTTGaccgtttttttgttttgcaatgGGATTATATTATCGAAAAATtgtcgttttaatattttccggAGGGCGATCGTTTTCAATGAGAGAATTGAGCGGTAACTGTTTCGTTTCATGGTTACCATTTCTAGGAAAACAACACCTATGCTTATCATTAGATATTTTCAACTGAATGTACAATGAATGTACATTTTCGTCCCCAATGTCTAATGTTATGTACGAACCAGAGAAAAGAGAATGCAATAAAAATATGTCGTTAGATAGTGAACATAGACAGCATCATTATGATTTGATAATTCTTCCCGTCATCTTCTAGTTAAGCGGTGAAAATCGAGGAAGTGTTTCAAGGTCAAATATCCGCATACAATTTCCAAACGATTGGCTTTTTTCCCTAACACAGACATCAAGTAGGTAGATGAAATGATTCAATGTATGATAtcgaacacaacctgtcgcaaAAATGCTAGAGGTGCAGCAAGTTTCGTTCAGCTTCCTTCTTATTGACACGTTATTTTCCTAACACAGACATCAAAATGGTATGCTCATTAGTTGCAAGCATACTTTGATTGGCTAGTAATAATATCAGGATAGCAATAATGCTTTTGATTTATGAATAAACTTTAgattatcagattttgaatgttttgttgttTCGCAACAGCATCTAGAGGAGGCATGAATTTCAGTATTATGAATTACATACATGCTTTTCATGCATTCTGGCATCACTAGCTTGTTTGTTCAGTCGAGTTTGTTTACGACGATTTATTTATACCGTTTTTCTGTAGTGCTTTCACACTTTTCGGCTATTGTACACCGATCGAACTCTTATTTGTTCTCATTTTTGTACCGGGCAAGTGAAGTTTTGTGAGAATAACCGCTGCAAAGTGCTTATTTAGTGAATTTTTCGACGTGCTAAGTGCAGTGTTTTTGTGTTTGCAATCAGCTTGCTTTCTCGCACTGTTGTCCtgctcgattttttttcaacagcgCCATCTTTCCGTCAAATATACAATAAGCATATCCTCAAACCCTCCGATTGAGTCATCACAACGTATTGCGAAGATAATTTATTCCCAGACTGTCCACTTCACCGATTAAGTGCTGCTAGTGGTGGGTGTTGGAACTTTATATATTACTATGGCTAAAACGTGTGCAAAGTGCTCCGATGCTATTTCGGGCATTGATTTTGTTACCTGTCGTGGTTATTGCGGAGCGACATTCCACATGAGTACATGTGCTGGCGTGTCACGCGCGCTGCTAGGGTACTTTACTTCGCACAAAAAGAACCCCTTCTGGATGTGTGACAATTGTGCCGAGTTGTTCGAGAATTCTCATTTTCGCATGCTGTCATCCAATGCTAGTCCACTGCCACAGCTGAACTCGCTAACCAACGCGATTACTGAGCTACGTGGCGAAATCAAACTACTACATACCAAACCGACTGCCCCATTCTCACCGTCACTACGCAATCGTTGGCCTGCAGTAGATCAACATAGGGCTTTCAAGCGACCCCGTGAATCAGATGCGGCCCCACGATCCACGGACAACTGCACTGTCGGTAGTAAGCCGACTCTGAACAGCTTTGTTGTAGCACCCGCTACCAATAACATCGAAGATAAATTCTGGCTGTATATATCTAGGATTCGGCCTGATTTCTCTTCGGAAGCTATGTTAACCATAGCGAAGGCCTATCTCGAGACCGACGACGACCCTGTCGTTGTCAAACTCGTCCCGAAGGACAAGGACATTAGCACCCTTACGTTCGTGTCCTTCAAAATTGGAGTTGATCCTTCCCTAAAGGCCAAGGAACTGGATCCAGAAACATGGCCGGAGGGTACTCTCTTTCGCGAATTCGAGGATTTTAAAGCACCAAAATTTCGCGCACcgctgaaaaccaaaaaaacaaCGACACCGCTCTTGCTATCCCAAGTTTCGTCTCTAGCAACGCCCATGACGAATCTGTGCTAAACTCGGAACACTCCCTCACAACCGCTCTACCGAATGAGACAACAACAGATTACTCCGAAGGAACCACTGAATTCACCTATCCAACCCGCAGATGCCACAGGAACCGATCCACCATCTTCGATGTCCAGGTATCAACTTACTTGGATATACCGGGATGCACGCAACAAGGTTCAATGGAAGTCCCCTCTGACTCTGTTTCGGTTCTACCTTCTCCAAGAATTGACAATCTCTCCGTTTTTCATCAAAGTTCCTGCCAACAGAGCCGTCCCGGTACCGAACTCAGTGGAATAGAGGGGATCTTCCAGTCTGTTATCTATGGCAAGTATTCGACACAAGCGTGTTTCGATTGCTTTTTGCTTTCCGATGTTATTTTAAATTACAGCGCTGAAACCGAGCCCTCTAATCTTGGAATGCAGCTGCAACCGGGACGCAC encodes:
- the LOC129720493 gene encoding uncharacterized protein LOC129720493 — protein: MAKTCAKCSDAISGIDFVTCRGYCGATFHMSTCAGVSRALLGYFTSHKKNPFWMCDNCAELFENSHFRMLSSNASPLPQLNSLTNAITELRGEIKLLHTKPTAPFSPSLRNRWPAVDQHRAFKRPRESDAAPRSTDNCTVGSKPTLNSFVVAPATNNIEDKFWLYISRIRPDFSSEAMLTIAKAYLETDDDPVVVKLVPKDKDISTLTFVSFKIGVDPSLKAKELDPETWPEGTLFREFEDFKAPKFRAPLKTKKTTTPLLLSQVSSLATPMTNLC